A stretch of DNA from Halioglobus japonicus:
CTGCAAACGCACTTGTTCGATCGCACCCCGGATGGTTATCGCATGACGGCCGCGGCGGAGCAGCTATTGCCCACCGCCGAGCATGTGGAGGAATTGATTCTTGCGGCGGAGCGCCGTATTCAGGGGGGAGATCAGCACCTGGAAGGGCCGGTGAGAATCACCTTGCCAGCCAGTGGTGGTATGAGCCGCCTGATTGACCGGTTGGCGCTGTTTGCCGAGGAGTACCCCGGTATTGAACTGGAGATATCCTCGAGCGCCCAAGCCCTGGATCTCAGCAGGCGGGAGGCCGATATTGCCTTGCGGGTGATGCCGGTGGGTGTGAAGCCTCCCGATTACCTGATTGGGCGCTATCTTTCGCCCATTTCTGCCAGCACCTATGTACACCGTGATCTGCTGAATCCCGATACGCCCGATGACGTCTCGCACCTGCCGTGGGTAGGAAAGGCCGCTGCTGGCGACAGTGAGGATTGGCTTGCGGAAACGAATCTGCAGGACAATCCGGTGCGCCATGCTATTGTCGATCTCTCGTTACTGGTGAGCGCCCTGCAGGCCAAAATGGGTATGGGGTTTATGCCGTGCTTTTACGCAGCAGACCATGAGGAATTGGTGCGTGTTCCTGGTGCCACGGTGGTCCATCAAACCGACCTCTGGGTGTTAACCCACAAGGACCTCCGCCCCAGTGCCCGTTTGCGTGCGGTGCGGGATGTGATTGCCGATGAATTGCAGCACCAGCGGCCGCACCTGGATCGCCGCGGCACCTAGGGTGCCCAAAAATGCAACGCAGCTAATCATTTTTGGCCATTTTCAACATAAATGGGCATGCCTAGTATTGATCTCGCAGACCCCATAAAGGAGAGCGAGTAATGAACAAGGTAGTGGCAATGGCAGTAATGGGCGTCGCGTTGAGCGGCGCAGGTGTGGCCCAGGCTGAGTCCCCGCTCGGGCAGCAATTCACCGAATGCAAGGCGCAACTGGCGACGATTTATGGCGACGACACCCGCATGCGTTTAGACGGTAAGGCGCCAGGTCGAGGAACGATTCTCAAGCTGCGCGTTTATCCGGAAGGGCAGGGGGTGACACGAGTCCGCTGCACACGCGATGTCGACGGTGAACTCAGTTTTGTCGATCAGCACGGTATGGCGCTGGTGCCAGCAAAGCAGGATGAGGACGCATTGTCAGCGCTCTAACGGGAGCGGCTGTACCCGTTCGGGTGCAGCCGTTCACTCATTGTCGGTGATTTTCACGAGCCCGCCCATCATGCCGACATAGGCTGCGCCGTCAGGGCTGATGGAGATCGACCCATAGTGGTTGTTGAACAACCAGCCGGTGCCGGTGAGCTGCTTATACACCACGTCACCCGTGTGAAAATCCACTGCGGTAAAGTACCAGGCGTGTAGGCCCTCCGGGTTCTTGTCGTCACGGGTATAGAGGTATATCAGGCCATTCGCGGTAGACACTTTAGGCACGGCAGAAGGCGAGGTGATTGTCAGTTTTTCCCAGGCGGTGTCGCAGCCGCTGCCGTCAGCGCGAATGTCCACGCGGGCGAGGCCGGGTTCGGATTGCGGGATGTTCTTCGGGCCCGAATAACCGAAGTTGTTTTCGGCGATCAATGACAGGCCGACGGCGGCCAGCGAATTCTCCGTGGTGCCTCGGTTCTCTAGGAATATCGGATGCTTGCAGATCTGCTGCGAACCATTGCGCGGTGCCTGCGCATACACCATAACGTTCACCCGGCCGTCGGCGTTGTCGGTGATGGCCACGTAGTCATTGCCGACAAGGGTAGGCGTGGTGCCGGAGCCCCAGCCCATCGTGCCTTCCTTGGGAGCGCTGCCCCGGTCGTAGGGTGCGCGCCAGATAATGCTGGGCTTGCCGCTGTCATCGCGGCTGAAGTTGTACATGGCATGGCTGGAAACAACGAACACACCGTTCTTGCCCACAGCCAGGGCATTATCAATGCCTTCTTTACGTTGCGCCTCACCAAGTTGAATTGCGTGGCCGTTCTGACCGGCGCGGTCGATGCTGCCGATAATGCCTGCGCGGGTGATAAACCAATAGTTGCCCTGCCAGTCCGGCATCACGTCGATGATGTGGTGAGGGCCCTTGTCGATGCGGTTAAGTGGCGCGGCGAGGTCCAGGCTCTCGTCCAACTGCCAGCGCCAGTTTTCACCTTCTCGGGCCAGTTTCCACAACTGTATCGCCAGATCGTTGGTGGCCAGCAATACCCGGTCCCGGTGGTCGAGATGAAAGTAGACGCCGCCGCTGAACTTCTGTCCGATGGGTAGCCAGCGGGTAATGATTTGCCGAGCCAATACTTCGAGCGACTCCGGATCACGGGCTACCAGCGTGACACCAAAGGGGCTGACGCAGGTGCCTACCATGGGCCCCGCCTGCGTAAATGACTGGGCCACACAGCTGCCCGCCAGACGGTGAAACTGACGCGAGCTCACCTGCGCAGAGTGCCCCAGGGGGCCGCTCCACGGATAGCTGTCGGTCTGGCCTGCATCGTTGTGCATGCTGTTCACGCCGGCGCCGGCGAGGTACGGGTGTTGGATGGATGACTGTTCCGTAAGTGCCACAGGTCGTGGCTGTGCGGGGCTGCCGAGAAAAGTGGGGACGTCGGCCGCTGTTGACGGTGTGGGTCGCGCCGGATCGGCGTTAAGCCAGGCCCAGCCCAGCCATAATGCGGCACACAGTGAAGCGAGTACTATGGTTGTGCGTTTCATCGCGCCATCATAACAACGGCGTCATGGGTCATTTCTATAAGTGTATATCGCGTGCACCTGCTAGTATGACCGGCGATACCGGCGGCGAGAAAAATCATCCTTTCACGGCTACGGCATCGAAACATATACGCGCAGCGCGACAGGAAAACCGAAACACAATGAATATAGAATTAGCTGGGCGCACAGCCCTCGTCACTGGCTCTTCCCGCAATACCGGGGAGGTGATCGCACGCTCACTGGCCCTGGCAGGTGCAAAGGTGGTGGTGCACAGCAACGACGACGGCAGCGCACAGGCCACCGCGGCCGAGATTGAGCAGGCCCATGCTGTGGTCGGGGACGTCGCCACGGTAGACGGTTGCGATGAGGTGCTGGCGCAGTTGTCTGCAGCAGGTATGACCGTAGACGTCCTGGTGAACAACTACGGCACCGCCTCCCGGGGCAAGTGGCAGAGCGCCAGCGAAGAGGACTGGTTGGATATGTATCAAAAGAATGTGATGTCGATGGCGCGGTTGGTGAAGGGGCTGAGCCCGGGCATGGTCGAGCGTGGCTGGGGGCGTATTGTGAACCTGGGCACTGTGGGTTCGCATCGGCCCGGGCACCTGATGCCCCATTATTACGGTGCCAAAGGTGCGCTGGCGACGCTCGGGGTGAGCCTGATGCAGGAACTGGCCGGCACAGGCATTACGGTGAACACCGTGTCGCCGGGCCTGATCCACACGCCGGAGCTGGAGGCGGGTTATCGCCTCAAGGCGCAGAAGAAAGGCTGGGGTGAAGATTGGGACGACATTCTGCGTCACATCGTCGCCGAGGATTTTCCCAACCCCTGCGGCCGGCTGGCCACACGCCAGGAGGTGGCGGATCTGGTGGTGTTCCTGTGCAGCGAGCAGGCCGCCTTTATCAACGGGCAGAATGTTCGCATCGATGGTGGTGCGGTGGCCTATGTTTAAGTCTTGCCACGGCTGAATCGGGCGAACCTACGCGCCGTGGTGTGGTCCTACCCACATGGCGCGATATTTTTCTCTTGCGATTTTTCTTGTCTTCCTGACACTGCCGGCACTGGCCGAGCAGCGCTTTGTATCGCCCGAGCGCCAGGCGACTTTGCTCGAACTCTACACCTCCCAGGGCTGCAGCTCCTGTCCGCCGGCGGAGCGTTGGTTTAATACCCTGACTGATTCATCTCGCCTCTGGGACGATCTCGTGCCGGTGGTCTTTCACGTGGATGACTGGAGCTACCTGGGCTGGAAAGATCGCTTTGCCCGGGCCGAGTTCAGCCAACGGCAGCGCCGCTATAAAGCCGAGGATGCCGTGCAGGTGGTGTACCCCCGGGGGTGATGGCCATGGGTTGGGAATGGCGCGCCTGGCGTTGAGGCAGTGGCGTTCCCCGCAGCGATGAGGTGGTAGGTGCGCTGTCCCTTGCAGTGGATAGCAATGGGTTCACCGCGCAGTTGAACAGCAACAAGCTGGTGAACAATGCTCGCTTGTCTGTGGCGATTCTCGGCTTTGGTCTGGAAACCCCTGTGCGGGCCGGTGAAAACCGTGGTGAGCAGCTCGAGCATGAGTTTGTGGTGCTGGGCTTTGTGAGCTACCAGGGCAATGGCCGATGGCAGGGTACGCTGCCTGAAGCACCGCTTAGGGAAGAGGCGACGCGCCTGGGCATTGCCGCGTGGGTGAGTGGGTCTGACGCCCAGCGTCCCCTGCAGGCCGCAGGGGGCTGGCTCAACTAGCTGTTCACATTGCGAGCCACACCGCGGCGCCGAATCTAGCCCAGCTGCTAGACTGAATCCATCTGAATAATCCATAGGAGATAACAACGGTGTTCAAATCAATTGTACTTTTTGTGTTGGTTAGCCTGACCAGTGTGTCCGCCAGTGCTGCCACAGTAATGACGGTGCTGGTGACCGGCGCCAATCGCGGTATCGGGCTTGAGATGGTCAAGCAAATGAAAGCCCAGGGCCTGGATGTGATTGGTACGGCGCGCAAACCTGCCGAGGCAGAGGAGCTGCGTGCTACCGGTGCCCGGGTAGAGCAGCTGGATGTGACCGATGCTGAATCACTGGCGGCCCTCGCCGAAACCCTCAAGGGCGTGAAGATCGATATGTTGGTGAATAACGCCGGTGTCGGTGGTCAGGCCCCCGTCAGTTTCCGGGAAACTGATTTCGCCGCCACCGACTGGACCTTTGCCGTGAATACCCTGGGGCCGATGCGGGTCACCCAGGCGCTGATCGACAACCTGGACGCCGGTAAGCACAAGACCGTTATCCATATCAGCAGCGTGATGGGTAGCATCGAGCGCAACCGCGGTGGCTACTACGGCTACCGGGCGAGCAAGGCGGCGCTGAACATGATGAACAAGTCCCTCGCTCAGGAATTGGGAGAGGAAGGCTACACTTGTGTAGTGATGCACCCTGGCTGGGTGCAAACGCGTATGGGAGGGCCTGGCGCCGCGATTACCTCTGAAGAGAGTGTGAAGGGTATGCTGAAGGTGTTCGCCGGACTCGGTACGAAGGACAACGGTCGTTTTTATGACTACCAGGGCGAGTCAATTCCCTGGTAGCCTCGGCGCTTTAAAAGCACTGATAACATTAACAGAATAGCTGATGGAGCATGGCGGTCTGGTGAGTGAACAGCCTCTTGTGTATCGGCGCCACTCTAGCTGCCTAGCTCACTTCCTCAAGCGCAATACCATAAGCGTTCTGATAATCGGCAAAACGTTCGCGCTCAAAGTCTAGGTCCAGGCCGGAGTCTGCCAGGGTATAGCCATGTTGCCCGTGGCGTTTCGACTCATGCCCTGCAGCGAGGAAGGCGGCCATGCGCTCGCGCACATCGGCTGACAGTTCGTAACCGAACTGGTCATAGATAGTTGCCACCACGGCCAGCGGATCCTGGCGGAAATCCTTGAATTGTACATCGTAAGCTCGCTCTGCACTTAGCAGGCCGCGCTGCCGGACACTCATGGTTTTGCCGACACCGTAATGCAGTAGATCAGCGTATTCCTGGGTGACCTCGGTCAGGTCGACCTTATTGGAGCTGAGCTCGCGCAGGGTAGCTGTCAGGCTGCCTATCGACATGGCTACCCGCACTGGGTCACGATGCGTCTGGACAATGCGGGCATCGGGGTACTCGCGCAGCATGTCTTCGATATTCCACAGGTACTGAGGCGATTTGAGCACCCAGGTGTCGGCGGGGCACTTCCATTGCAGGATTTGCAGCCAGCGACGATGGTTTTTGAACACTTCTGACATGTCTTCCTGCAGCAGCCACTCCTGGTACTGTGCAACCCGGAATTGCACGTCAAAAATCATGGACGTGAAGTCGTAGGCAAAAAGCCCTACGCATTCCTGGGGCAACTCGGCGCCCATGGGGTGCATATATTTGAAGTCGGGTAACAGGCGGTCGATGTTTGCTAGCTCTGCGTCAACCTCAGCAATCCGAGGATCACTCCGATAAGTGGCTGAATCAGGGGGTGGGAAAGGGTATGCCACTTCCCAGCTCATGGGTACGCGAAACTGCGGGTCCAGGGCCACCAGTTCATGCAGGCTGGTGGTGCCTGTGCGCGGCATACCCAGAATGAAAATAGGCTGCTCTATGGGAGTGTCGTTGATTTCGGGGTGTCGCTCCAGTAAGTCCACGAAGCGCAGGCGGTTACTCAGCAGGCGCAGAATATCCTGGCGCGCTATCATCCGGCCCAGCGCATTCAGGTGGGCGTCTTCTTCAAGAGATTGGCACAGGCGTACCAGCGGAGCGCGGAAATAGTCCGACCCAAAGTTCGTGAGGCCGGTACTTCGCTGGGCCGATTGCATGAGTTTGTCAGGATTCAGTCGGGCTATGCGCCGACCCACTGGGCCGGTGAGACTGAATGCGCCGTTTATAGCCCGAACCGCGAATGGCAACCTTGCCGTCATAGTAAGACTCCGCAGCATTTGGCGATTAATGTTGTGCCAGTGCAGTGTATGTGCTGAGAGTGTGCCCCACAAACGTGGGCCTGCTGACAGGCCCCGTTGGCGCAGTTTGTTAAACCGGGTTTCGCCCGCCCCGGGGCCAGTTACCTGGTTTTTATTGGCAGCGCGATGTAGCTGGCTTTCTGACCGCCCAGCAGAAGCCTGTTGTCGGCCTTGATATAGGTTGTTTCGTCGTAGTTGTTGCCACCGGTATTCAAATTGCGTTCCAGACGCGGATAGTTCGAACTGCTGATCTCCACCCGGATCCTATGCCCAACTTTAAAGGTATTCGCGGTGGTATGTAGATCGATATCGGCCGGGTAAATCTCACCAGGCGTCATCAGTTCGCTGTCGCGCAGGCTGTTGCGGTAACGCATTCGCAGCGCGCCTTCCTGAATATTGTAGGCGGTGCCATCCGGGTGGACGTCTACGAGTTTGACCGTGAAATCGGTGTCTTTGGCTGAGGAGCTGACATACAGCTTGGCGTTGATGCGGCCGACCATTTCCAGGTCTTCGGTCAATGGCTCGCTGGTGTATACCAGCACGTCATCGCGCAACTCGATCTCGCTCTGATCGTAGCCACCGGCTTCGGTGTCAGTGCCGGTGCAGCAGGTATGGCCACCGAGTGACGGCACCGGGTTGCCCGGGTCGTAGGTGAAGCGGTCATCGTCCGCTTTTTTGCCAGCCTCGTCCAGCAGGCGGCCATCGCCGTTACGTGAGTTTCCTCCCTCGTTGCTGCTGAAGTACCACTTCTGGGGCACTACGCCCTCAGGTGGCCACTGGTTGGTGGACCTCCATTCATTGTCGCCCATCTGGAAGTAGTGGATCCGGTCGCGATCCAGTACGCCGTTGTCTTCACCTTTCATCCAGTAGTTGTACCAGTCGATCTGTAACTGATGATAGGGAAAGCGGGCGTCGCCCACGGGGCGTTCGCCGACGATCGTGTTTTCGGTTGCACCGGAGAAGCTGCAATGGGTGCCGGGGCCAATCACCAGGTACTGATGTTTGCGCGCGGCTTCGGTGCGACCGTTGGCGCTGAACTGGGCAAACATTTCCAGGGTTTCGGTGGCGCCATAGTCGTACCAGGAGTCCATAAACAGGGCCGGAATACTGAATTCATCGTCGCGCTGTACCAGGTCGAGGCTGCGGTAGTAGTCGCCGTCCGGTGCCGAGCGGCGCCAGGTTTCAAAATCAGTTGGGGGTACGCCGGCACGCTGAAGTACGTCGATCGTGGGCAGGGTTTGTAGTTCTTTGAGGTAGCGGGCGAAGTCTACCGGAGGCGTCATTTCGATCTTGCCACCGTGTTCGCGGAAGTACTCACCGCGGTCGACGCCTTCCGGCGGTTGGGTATACACCTTGGAGCCGCTGCCGGCGAACCAGCCGGCCGTCTGGCCCAGTTCAAACACTCCGCCACTCCAGGCCTGCCAGGCGCGTCCTGGCGCATAGAAGCCTGAGCCGGGCCACATTGGCACCGCCGTTACCAGGGCCGGGTGGTTGGTAGCGGCCAGTACCACTTGTGATTCGCCCTGGTAGCTGCAACCGGCCGTGGCCACCTTGCCGTTGGACCACGCCTGGCGGGTAATCCAGTCCAGGGTATCGATACCGTCTTCGCGCCGGCCAATCCCCAGTTTGTAGCTGCCGCCAGACTCATAGCGGCCACGGATGTCCTGTATTGCGAGGGCATAGCCCTGGCCGATGAGTTCTACCCAGGCCGGGTTCCAGCCAAATACCTGGCGCTTGTTGTACACCGTGCGTACCAGGATAAGCGGCATCTTTCCCTTGTAGCCCTTGGGGAAGTAAAAGTCGGTGGACAGCTCAATACCGTCGCGCATGGGGATCATGACACTGGCGTGCTGCTCGTAGAGTGTGTCGTCCGCCGCTTGAGCCGGGGCAAGCAGGCTCAGGCAGGTGAGCAGTATCAGGGTCTTCAGGGCCAGTGTCCGCATGCGGTTCCTCCGGGGGGCAGAAAGGGCTAATTGGTGAGCGTTATTGTTGTATGTTTCTCGAGGGTGCTAGTAAACCTCGGTAGCAAAGCCCTGTGAATAGATTTATAGATTAGATTATTAGATCCATCGTGTAGTTATTCTCACCCTGTATGGCGAGCAATGAAGCGGGGGATTGGTTTAGGATACAGGTAATGGGGAGAGTCGCACCTACGCAAGGGTGCACCACTCAATAATGAAAAAAATAACCAAGGCTGCACGCACATGAAGAACAAGCTGGTTCGCTACCAACTGCACCCACTGGCCCGGGCGATTGCTCTTGCCACCGTCACCGCACCTGCCGCTGCACTGGTTTACGGTCAGGAAGCGCAAACGCCGGCGCTGGAAGAAGTCATCGTCACTGCTACCAAGCGCGAAGTGAACATGCAGGACCTGGCCCAGAGTGTCCAGGCATTTAATACGGAGCAGATTTCCAAACTCGGTCTGGACAACATGGGCGACCTGCTTCGCGCTATTCCAAGTATGTCGACTGTCACGACCTCGCCTGGTCGCAACGAAGTGGTTTTCCGCGGTATCAGTACCGGCACCGGCGAATGGCGTACGGACTCCGGTTCGGCGGTGTACCTCGGTGACGTACCTATGACCTCTGCCACCCAGGCGGTTGACCCACGTAATGTGGATATTGAACGCGTTGAGGCATTGCCCGGGCCCCAGGGTACGCTTTTTGGCTCGTCCTCCCAGTCCGGCGCTCTGCGCATTATCCCTAACCGTCCCGATTATTCCGGTACCTACGGTGCTGTTGATGTGGGCGGCACCTATATGGAAGAAGGTGATCCCGGCCACAAGCTGGAGGGGTGGATGAACATTCCACTGGTCGACGACAAGCTGGCGATCCGCGCTGCGCTGTTCGACGTCAAAACCGGTGGCTTTATCGACAACATCTA
This window harbors:
- a CDS encoding LysR family transcriptional regulator, with protein sequence MNGMDWDDIKVLLALARQGSARGAAQVLGVSNSTVTRRLDDLEQTLQTHLFDRTPDGYRMTAAAEQLLPTAEHVEELILAAERRIQGGDQHLEGPVRITLPASGGMSRLIDRLALFAEEYPGIELEISSSAQALDLSRREADIALRVMPVGVKPPDYLIGRYLSPISASTYVHRDLLNPDTPDDVSHLPWVGKAAAGDSEDWLAETNLQDNPVRHAIVDLSLLVSALQAKMGMGFMPCFYAADHEELVRVPGATVVHQTDLWVLTHKDLRPSARLRAVRDVIADELQHQRPHLDRRGT
- a CDS encoding SDR family NAD(P)-dependent oxidoreductase, with the protein product MNIELAGRTALVTGSSRNTGEVIARSLALAGAKVVVHSNDDGSAQATAAEIEQAHAVVGDVATVDGCDEVLAQLSAAGMTVDVLVNNYGTASRGKWQSASEEDWLDMYQKNVMSMARLVKGLSPGMVERGWGRIVNLGTVGSHRPGHLMPHYYGAKGALATLGVSLMQELAGTGITVNTVSPGLIHTPELEAGYRLKAQKKGWGEDWDDILRHIVAEDFPNPCGRLATRQEVADLVVFLCSEQAAFINGQNVRIDGGAVAYV
- a CDS encoding DUF1223 domain-containing protein; this encodes MARYFSLAIFLVFLTLPALAEQRFVSPERQATLLELYTSQGCSSCPPAERWFNTLTDSSRLWDDLVPVVFHVDDWSYLGWKDRFARAEFSQRQRRYKAEDAVQVVYPRG
- a CDS encoding SDR family oxidoreductase gives rise to the protein MFKSIVLFVLVSLTSVSASAATVMTVLVTGANRGIGLEMVKQMKAQGLDVIGTARKPAEAEELRATGARVEQLDVTDAESLAALAETLKGVKIDMLVNNAGVGGQAPVSFRETDFAATDWTFAVNTLGPMRVTQALIDNLDAGKHKTVIHISSVMGSIERNRGGYYGYRASKAALNMMNKSLAQELGEEGYTCVVMHPGWVQTRMGGPGAAITSEESVKGMLKVFAGLGTKDNGRFYDYQGESIPW
- a CDS encoding sulfotransferase family protein, with the translated sequence MTARLPFAVRAINGAFSLTGPVGRRIARLNPDKLMQSAQRSTGLTNFGSDYFRAPLVRLCQSLEEDAHLNALGRMIARQDILRLLSNRLRFVDLLERHPEINDTPIEQPIFILGMPRTGTTSLHELVALDPQFRVPMSWEVAYPFPPPDSATYRSDPRIAEVDAELANIDRLLPDFKYMHPMGAELPQECVGLFAYDFTSMIFDVQFRVAQYQEWLLQEDMSEVFKNHRRWLQILQWKCPADTWVLKSPQYLWNIEDMLREYPDARIVQTHRDPVRVAMSIGSLTATLRELSSNKVDLTEVTQEYADLLHYGVGKTMSVRQRGLLSAERAYDVQFKDFRQDPLAVVATIYDQFGYELSADVRERMAAFLAAGHESKRHGQHGYTLADSGLDLDFERERFADYQNAYGIALEEVS
- a CDS encoding CocE/NonD family hydrolase → MRTLALKTLILLTCLSLLAPAQAADDTLYEQHASVMIPMRDGIELSTDFYFPKGYKGKMPLILVRTVYNKRQVFGWNPAWVELIGQGYALAIQDIRGRYESGGSYKLGIGRREDGIDTLDWITRQAWSNGKVATAGCSYQGESQVVLAATNHPALVTAVPMWPGSGFYAPGRAWQAWSGGVFELGQTAGWFAGSGSKVYTQPPEGVDRGEYFREHGGKIEMTPPVDFARYLKELQTLPTIDVLQRAGVPPTDFETWRRSAPDGDYYRSLDLVQRDDEFSIPALFMDSWYDYGATETLEMFAQFSANGRTEAARKHQYLVIGPGTHCSFSGATENTIVGERPVGDARFPYHQLQIDWYNYWMKGEDNGVLDRDRIHYFQMGDNEWRSTNQWPPEGVVPQKWYFSSNEGGNSRNGDGRLLDEAGKKADDDRFTYDPGNPVPSLGGHTCCTGTDTEAGGYDQSEIELRDDVLVYTSEPLTEDLEMVGRINAKLYVSSSAKDTDFTVKLVDVHPDGTAYNIQEGALRMRYRNSLRDSELMTPGEIYPADIDLHTTANTFKVGHRIRVEISSSNYPRLERNLNTGGNNYDETTYIKADNRLLLGGQKASYIALPIKTR